In the genome of Streptomyces aquilus, the window AAGGCAGGCCAGGACGGTGCCGACCACGGCGATGATGCAGCCGACGATCAGGGCCGGCAGCGCGGCGTGCAGCCGTGAGGCGTTGTCCCCGTCCTTGAGCAGGGCTTGGATGACCTGGTTGGTGACCAGCAGCCCGGCGGCTTGGGTGATGCTCTGGCCCACCTCGGCGATCCCGATGGTCAACAGGGCACGGCGGTCCGCCTGCCAGGCCAGGCGCAGGGTGCTGCCCACCAGCGTCGGAACCATCAGGGCGGCCTGCCCGAATTTGGTGTCCAGTCGCGCGTACTCGTGGCGTACCCAGCCGAAGTCGTAGCGCAGCGCCCCGCCGAAGAGCGCGACCTCGGACTCGGAGACGGTCTGTTCCGTCTTCCAGACCCGTTTCAGGAGCCGTTTCATCGCGCCTCCGATACGACCGAGCTGGACAGGACGTGGGACTTGCCGTCGATCAGAGCGGCCGGCACACCAGCGAGGAGCGCGGCGTACGCCGCCTGGATGCGGCGGGCGAGGCGGTGCGGCAGCCGCGCGAGGGCCTCCTCGACGGGGAGGAACTCGGCGGCGCCGATCTCCCCGTCCGCGAAGCGCAGGGACTGCGTCTGCTGGTCGGTGAGGGGACCCACGTGGAACACCGTGACGACCATGGCCCGCCCGTACCGGGCAGCGGGGACCTGGTCCAGGACGAGGAACCGGCCGATCGGTACGCCGGTCAGGTCGAGTTCCTCGGCCAGTTCACGTTCCAGGCCCTCGATCTGCGTTTCGTCTGCCTGGACCATGCCGCCGGGCATGTCGAAGCCGTCCTTGTAGGTCGGGTCAACCACGAGAATGCGGCCGTCAGCATCGGTGATCAAGGCCGTGCAGGAGGCCATGGGTGCCTCGAGCTGGGCCCAGTACGCCCGTTGCTCGTCGGTGACCACGCGGTCAGGGCTGCCGACAGTCTGTTCGGTCGTGTCAGGTTCGCCGGACATGAGAGTCCTCCTCCAGGGCCAGAAAGGCGGTGCAGGGCGTCGCGCCGGCAGGACTCCGGCACGAGGGTGCGCGTCACGTGCGGACGTCAGGGCAGGAGGGCCGCCATGCCCGTGTGAGGGATCTCGATCGCGGCCTGCGGCGGACTCAGCGGAATCCCCCAGCGGATTGCCGCCGTTTGGGCCGCGTACTCGGCCTGTTCGACTCCGGCGCGTCCAAGGCCGAGCAGCTCGCTCGCCTGCACCGGGCTGACCAGCAGCCGACTGTAGGTGATGCGGGTCGCGACATCCGGTGCCGCCGGCCCCAGGGAGTCGATGCGTGCGATGTAACGCGCCCGGGCGTTCGCCCCGGTGCCTGGGCCGTAGACCGCACCGTCCGGATCGAGGAGGTAGCCGAGGTAGACGGCATCGTGCAGGCGCAGAGCCGCCTCTTCGGCGGCTTCACGCAGTGCTGCCGCCTTCGGCCCGTCATCGTCCGTTTCGACCGTTCCGCCCGGCAGGACGACATGGCCGTCGCGCGGATCCACGAGGACGACGACCCGGCCGAGCGGGTCGAATGCCCACACCCACGCTTGCTTCACGGGAAGGCCGGCGGCGGGCTCCATGGCCGGGTGCCATGCGATGTCCTGGTAGCCGATCGCAATACGCGGGACGACGTCCAATCGCTGCAGTGCCCGTCCGAGCCCGACGCTCTCACCGTCCTCCAGCACGGCGGGTCCGGCACGGTCGATCCGGGCACGCAAGGCAGCGAGCATCCGTCGCCTCTCGATCGGGCGCATGCGGCGTGCGGCCTGCGCCGGCGGAAGGAAGTGGAACGAGGTGATCTCGTTCTCGGGCAAGCGAATCCGGGCGATGTCGCTCTCCTCCAGGACGCCACCGTCCCAAATGGAGACGGTTTCACCGGGAAAGCCGCACACCGTCCCAAACTCCGGATTGCCCCTGCTGACCCAGTCCACCGCCAGCAGCTGGCGTACACCGACGGACAGCCCGAGTTCCTCGGCCACCTCGCGCACCGCCCCGGCCGACGGCCGCTCCGCCTGGTCCACGCCCCCACCGGGCAACAGCAGCTTTCCAGGCCGGTACGCGGGATCCAGGACCAAAACCCTGCCCTCTGCATCGGTGAACAGCACCGCAGCCCCACCCCAGAAAACCGCGCGTGAACGCGCATAGTCCTCCGGCGCCATCAAACCCACCGGCTCACGCACGTCGTCAGCAGGCATCGGGCCACCCCACCGTGCTCGCGCTCTGGCCCCGCTGAATACAGATCAGGGCCTGGCGGGTGTAGCGCACGAGCTTCTCCGGCAGAGCCGAGAGCGGCCACCACCGTAGCTCTGCACACTTGTCCGGTTCTGCGGCATGAGGCCGCCCGGCGTACTGATTGGCGGTGAAGAAGACTTGGAGCCGACTCTCGCGAGTCTTGGGGTCGTAGTCGTGGACCGTGTGCGCGACCACCAAGTCCGCCTCTTCGAGAGCGATGCCCAGCTCCTCCCGAGCCTCACGGACCATGCCGGCGAGGAAGGACTCACCCTCCTCAAGATGGCCGGCCGGAACATGCCACCAGCCGTCACACCAAGCGGTGCCTGCACGGAGACCGAGCAGCACCCGGTCACCCTGAACCAGGACTAAGTGAAGTCCGATCACACAACGGTGTGGCAAGACCTTCTCCTTCTCGACATGCCGGTGGCGAAGGACAGTTGATCGCGCAGGCCGCAAGGCAGGCCCTCGGGTGCAGGACGACCCGTTCTGGGAACGCGGCACTTGCGCACGCGGCCTCGTGCCACGTAATGGCATGGGTTGGGTCAACGCCTCAGCAGGAGCGTCGGGGCGATATCGACGGCGCCTGACAGGCAGCACACACGGCACAGCGGGGCCTCCCGAGCATAAGGAAAACAATGCGTACGCCGCCTGTGACCGCAGCGACTCGGGTGCCCGTTGCCGGACTCCGCCGAGTCTATCTAGCCTGAGTCCTAAGGTCGTTGGGCAAATCGGTGTTCGCGACGCTTCCACTCGTTGCGGTACTTCTCCGGAGCCTCGGGCGCGTCGCGGCGTACGACGACCGGGCAGCCGAGCCGCGACAAGGGCTGTCGCCCGCGCGTCCTCGCGTGTCGACTCCAGCGTTCCCGGGCAACGGCTGCCGGAGGCCACCGGCGATCCATCGCCGCCCCGAGTCTCCAAACTCCGCACACAGCCACTCGACGCAAGAACCTGTTGCCTGGGCGACGGCAGCAGCACGGGCCGTCGAACGAGTAGATGTGTCGTTGACACGAAAATGCCTAACACCCCTGCGTCACAGCACAGATAGACTCGTCAACGTCCGGCAACGGGCACCCGGGCGTCGCGGTCACAGACGGCTTTGGACAGGATTCTTCGTCCCCGGGAGCGCCGTCTCGTGACGCCACGTTCATGCCAGAGCCGACTCGCCAACGAGTTCACCGTTGTCGACGTCGACCACCTCGCTCAGCACGGATCCGGCCCGGCTGGAGGCCGCCGAACGCGCGCTGCTGGACCGCGCCTTTTCCCCCTCGCTGAGCGCGTTGCTGCCTGGCGCGAGACCCGGGTAGCGACCCTCGATCGGCGCCCGCCTCCCTGAACCCTTGCCTCCAGGTGGGGAGCGATCCTACTCGCCGCACGCCTGAGCCGAGTCACCGCCGTTGCAACGCCGCCCAACCCGTGGGCTGGGCGTTTCCACGTCGTCTGCCGATCGAAGGAGGGCGTCATGCCCCACCCCACGCACACGCCAGACACCGGCCGGATCGTCATACTCGGGGCCGGACCATGCGGTCTGGCCTGCGCCGACGAGCTGACCCGCCTCGGCCACCGCGACTTCCTGCTGCTGGAGTCCGCGTCCACCCCAGGCGGGCTCGCCTCCTCCGTAGTGGACGCGGCCGGCTTCACGTGGGACCTGGGCGGCCACGTGGTCTTCTCCCACTTCGGCGAGTTTGACCGGCTGCTGGCCGATCTGTTCACCGCAGAGGAACTGCTGTACCACGACCGCTCCTCCTACATCCGCTACGGCGACGGATGGATGCCCTACCCCTTCCAGCACCACCTCCATCACCTCCCGCCAAGGGACGCTACGGCCTGCCTTAGTGATCTCCTGGCTGCACGTCACGTCAGCAGCGGGGAACCCTCGGCACCGGCGGACTTCGCGACGTGGCTGGGCACCATGTACGGGCAGGCCCTGGTGGACCGCTTCTTCGCCCCGTACAACACCAAGGTCTGGGCGACGCCGCTTGAGGACATGGGTTCGGCGTGGGTGGCCGAGCGGGTGGCCCCTGTAGAGGTCGAGGAGATTCTGGCCGCGTTCGCCGGAACCGCAGCACCCGCGCGCCGGTGGGGTCCGAACGCCACCTTCGCCTTCCCCACGTCCGGCGGCACGGGCGAAATCTGGCACCGGCTCGCCGTCCGCATCGACGCTGGCCACCTGCGCACCCAGACTCACGTGGTCGCCGTCGATCCCACCACCCGCACCGTCATCCTCGCCGACGGCGAGAGAGTCGGCTACGACCACCTAGTGGCCACCGGCCCGCTCGACCAGCTCACCGCCATGACCGCCACATGCCCGTCCTCGCTCCGGACGGCCGCCCGGAGCCTGCGGCACACCACCGTGGCCATGGTCGGCCTGGGCTACAAGACACCGACCACGGACAGCCGGTCCTGGCTCTACTTCCCGCAGCCCGACATCCCCTTCTACCGGGCCACGAACTTCAGCAAGTACGCACCCGCCAACGTCCCCTGCGCCGACACGGGCACCTACAGCGCCTGGATGACCGAGACCTCCCTCGCCGCCGGCCAAAGCCTCGACCACCATGCTCTGGTCCGCTCGTGCGATCAGGCACTTCGCCGTCATGGCCTGGTGCCCGAGCACACGCCGCTCGCCAGCACCCATGTCGAGGTGATCCCGTACGCCTACCCGGTGCCCACCATGGGGCGGGACGAGGTCTTGGCGCAGGTAGTGCCGTGGATGGAAGCCCACGGGATCTACCCTCGGGGCCGGTTCGGGACCTGGCGCTATGAGATCGGCAACATGGACCACGCGGTCAAGATGGGCATCGACGTCGCCCGTCGCCTGCTGAACGGAACGCCCGAGGAACTCCTCGCCTCCGCACCCGCCCTGACCGCGGTCCGGGTGGAGTGCCGATCATGACCGGCGCGAAGACGGCCATGGTGATGTTCGCCGGACACCGCTTCCACGCCGTCACCGACGTCGCCTTCTACGCCGCCCAAGCGCGGTACCTTCGGGCCTTCGTCCCCGAGCGCCAGCTCGCCCCACCGTGTGGGGAGAAGACGACAGTCCGGATCCGCCACGACGCGGGCTCCTTCCAGAACCGGATCGCCCGCGCCGCGGGCGCCCCGTCACTGACCGTGGTGCCGTTCCGCGGCGAGCCGTACCGCTCCTGCCAACTCGAACAGATCACCTGGTGGCGGCCTGGCCCCGACACGCATCTGCCCCAGGACCACCTCTACGCTCGGGATGCGGCAGGTCGGCTATCCGTGCTCCTAACCCCTGGAGCCGAGCGCGGCGAGCGGTACCTGATGCGCGTCGTCCGCGAGGTCGTGATGCGCTGCGCCGAGAATCGCGGCTTGACCTCCTTTCACGCCGCAGCCGCTGCCCTCGACGACCACGGCGTGCTCATCGCCGCCCCCTCCGGGTCGGGCAAGACCACCGTGCTGACCGCGCTGGCCGCCCACCGCGGGGCCGACCTGATCGCCTCCGACCGAGCGCTGATCACCGCCGACGCCGGCGTGGTGGCCGGAGTGCCGATCTCCGTCCGGATCGGCGGCGGCACCCTGTCCGCAGTCGCCCCGCGCGAGGGCCTGCCGAAACCGCACACGCTGCCCGACGCATTCGGCAGCAGCCGAAAAGCTGCCCTGACCCCACGCGAGTTCGCCCGCGCCTTCTCCTCTCGCGTGCAGGAGACGGCGCCACTGCGGCTCGTAGTCATCCCACAGCTCCGCGAGGAAGACCACAGCCTGGGCAGCCGCGTCCTCGGCGCGGCGCAGGCCCGCACCGCTCTTGCCGCGGCATGCTGCACCCCGCACGACGAGGACTGGCGGGAGCCCTGGTTCGCCGTCCGGACGCGGCCCGTGGACGACCTGGCCTGCCAAGCCGCCGCCCTCATCGAGAACCTCATCGCCACGGTGCCCGTCCTCGCGATCACGGCCGGCGTACACAGTCCTGCCCTGTTGGAGCGGATCGCCGACACGGTGACGGGGAGGCTCCCGTGACACCCAGCCGTATAGCCCTGATCGGACCGGTCGCCTCGGGCAAGTCGACGCTGGCCGCAGCGCTCTCCGCCCACACCGGCCTGCCCGGCATCGACCTCGACGAGCTGTTCTGGGGGCCCGATTGGACTCCCCTGGACACACCCGTCTTCCACAAGGGCGTCCGTGACCGCCTCGCCGGACCGGCGTGGATCGCGGACGGCAACTACGGCGGCGAGGTCGCCGAGATGCTCCTGGAACGTGCCGAGCTGGTGCTGTGGCTCGATTTGCCGCTGCGGGTCTGCCTGCCCCGGCTGGTCAGCCGCTCGCTGCGCCGGGCCGCCACCGGCGAAGAGCTGTTCGCCGGAAACCGGGAGACCTTCCGCCACTTGCTGGCCCCGGACTCCATCCTGCGCTGGGGGCCTCTGCACCACCACCGGCACCGCCGACGCTGGTCCGAGCGCCTCCACCCCAACCGCACGGCCGGCTTGACTGTGGTGCGCCTCGACCGGCCCGCCGCCATCACCGCGCAGCTGCGCCGGCTCGGCCTGCTGCCCGCAACAGAGAGGTGACGCGCGTGATCGCCTCCGTCGTCCGCGTGCCCTGGCACACCGCCCACGGCGGCTACGACCGCCTGCTGGACCACCTGCCCGACGTCCGCCGCATCGCCCCGCCCCGACACCCGGGTGCGCGGCTGGCCTTCACTGCCGCCCACCGCGTGCTCGGTCCTCAGTGCCCTCTGCCGTTCTACCCGGCCGAGCACTTCGCCACAGATCTGCGCGTCCTCACCTCCCGCCAGCCTGCGCACGTGCTGTACGGGGACGAGCAGTTCTGGTTCTCCCGTCACCGCACCAGGCCGACGGCCGTCACCTACCACCAGCCACCCGACCAACTTGCAGGGCTGGTGCCGATGCGGGTATGGCGGCGCCTGGCTTCGCGGGCCGAGCAGATCATCGTCCTCGACCCTCATCAGCAGGCGTTCTTCTGCAACCTGATTCCGGAGAAGCGCGTGCACCTGGTGCCGCACGGCATCGACACCGCTGCCTTCACGCCCGCCGCCACAGCGCCGGAGCCCGGCCGGCCGCTGGTGCTGACCGTCGGCTGGTGGCTGCGCGACTTCGGCACCCTCGATGCTGTCCACCACCTCCTGCACCGCCGCCACGGCGGAGAGATCGAGCTGACTGTCGTCACCCGGCAGGCCGCCTCGCGCCCCTGGCACCCGGCCGCCCGCGTACTCGAAGGGATCAGCGAGCAGGAACTGATCAGCCTGTACCGGCGGGCGGCGTTCTTGCTGCTGCCCCTGAACGGGGCGAGCGCCAACAACGCTCTGCTGGAAGCGCTCGCCTGCGGTACCCCGGCCGTCGTCACGGATATCGGCGGCATCCAGCACTACACCGGAAACGGCCCGTCAGCCGTCCTCGTCCCACCCGGCGACGTCCCGGCCGCAGCCGACGCCGCCGACAAGCTCCTTGCCGAGCTGGGCACCGCCGACCACACCGCACGGCGCGTGGCCGCCCGGGAGCGGGCCGAGTCCTTCGCCTGGCCGCTGGTCGCCGACCAAGTGCGCACCGTCTACCGGCTGCTGGGGGAAGGATGAGCGCCGCCAACGTGTGGTTGGACGTTGTGGTGCCGGTGCTCGTGACCGGGCTGCTGGTCCGCGCGGTCTGGGCCGCCCTCGCGGTCGAGGCGAGTGCGCGGTGGCTGCTGTCCGCCTCCGCCCACCGCCCCGCCGACGAGGATGGGGAGGCGCCGTGGCTGGTGGTGCTGCTACCGATGCTCCGCGAACAGGCCGTCGCCGCCCAGTCGATCGCCGCGTTCACCGGGCTCGACTACCCCACCGGCCGGGCGGCCGTCGCGGTCATCACCACCGAACGCGAGCAGACTGCCCGCGCCCAGCACCGCGCTCGCCTACCGGAGCTCGCCGCGCTGCCCATACTGACGGCATCCCAGCTGCGGGGCCTGTTCCCCGCCGCTCGCTGCCCCGCCGTTGCTGACACCGTCAACACCACCCCGCCCGGCGAACGCCTGGAGGTGCTGACTGA includes:
- a CDS encoding NUDIX domain-containing protein, whose translation is MSGEPDTTEQTVGSPDRVVTDEQRAYWAQLEAPMASCTALITDADGRILVVDPTYKDGFDMPGGMVQADETQIEGLERELAEELDLTGVPIGRFLVLDQVPAARYGRAMVVTVFHVGPLTDQQTQSLRFADGEIGAAEFLPVEEALARLPHRLARRIQAAYAALLAGVPAALIDGKSHVLSSSVVSEAR
- a CDS encoding NUDIX domain-containing protein — its product is MPADDVREPVGLMAPEDYARSRAVFWGGAAVLFTDAEGRVLVLDPAYRPGKLLLPGGGVDQAERPSAGAVREVAEELGLSVGVRQLLAVDWVSRGNPEFGTVCGFPGETVSIWDGGVLEESDIARIRLPENEITSFHFLPPAQAARRMRPIERRRMLAALRARIDRAGPAVLEDGESVGLGRALQRLDVVPRIAIGYQDIAWHPAMEPAAGLPVKQAWVWAFDPLGRVVVLVDPRDGHVVLPGGTVETDDDGPKAAALREAAEEAALRLHDAVYLGYLLDPDGAVYGPGTGANARARYIARIDSLGPAAPDVATRITYSRLLVSPVQASELLGLGRAGVEQAEYAAQTAAIRWGIPLSPPQAAIEIPHTGMAALLP
- a CDS encoding protoporphyrinogen/coproporphyrinogen oxidase, encoding MPHPTHTPDTGRIVILGAGPCGLACADELTRLGHRDFLLLESASTPGGLASSVVDAAGFTWDLGGHVVFSHFGEFDRLLADLFTAEELLYHDRSSYIRYGDGWMPYPFQHHLHHLPPRDATACLSDLLAARHVSSGEPSAPADFATWLGTMYGQALVDRFFAPYNTKVWATPLEDMGSAWVAERVAPVEVEEILAAFAGTAAPARRWGPNATFAFPTSGGTGEIWHRLAVRIDAGHLRTQTHVVAVDPTTRTVILADGERVGYDHLVATGPLDQLTAMTATCPSSLRTAARSLRHTTVAMVGLGYKTPTTDSRSWLYFPQPDIPFYRATNFSKYAPANVPCADTGTYSAWMTETSLAAGQSLDHHALVRSCDQALRRHGLVPEHTPLASTHVEVIPYAYPVPTMGRDEVLAQVVPWMEAHGIYPRGRFGTWRYEIGNMDHAVKMGIDVARRLLNGTPEELLASAPALTAVRVECRS
- a CDS encoding NUDIX hydrolase, with the protein product MPLRGTRPRAQVPRSQNGSSCTRGPALRPARSTVLRHRHVEKEKVLPHRCVIGLHLVLVQGDRVLLGLRAGTAWCDGWWHVPAGHLEEGESFLAGMVREAREELGIALEEADLVVAHTVHDYDPKTRESRLQVFFTANQYAGRPHAAEPDKCAELRWWPLSALPEKLVRYTRQALICIQRGQSASTVGWPDAC
- a CDS encoding glycosyltransferase, which encodes MIASVVRVPWHTAHGGYDRLLDHLPDVRRIAPPRHPGARLAFTAAHRVLGPQCPLPFYPAEHFATDLRVLTSRQPAHVLYGDEQFWFSRHRTRPTAVTYHQPPDQLAGLVPMRVWRRLASRAEQIIVLDPHQQAFFCNLIPEKRVHLVPHGIDTAAFTPAATAPEPGRPLVLTVGWWLRDFGTLDAVHHLLHRRHGGEIELTVVTRQAASRPWHPAARVLEGISEQELISLYRRAAFLLLPLNGASANNALLEALACGTPAVVTDIGGIQHYTGNGPSAVLVPPGDVPAAADAADKLLAELGTADHTARRVAARERAESFAWPLVADQVRTVYRLLGEG